In Palaemon carinicauda isolate YSFRI2023 chromosome 14, ASM3689809v2, whole genome shotgun sequence, the following proteins share a genomic window:
- the LOC137652796 gene encoding uncharacterized protein, whose protein sequence is MTKVDARMDSYFTINVSTPDEGNYSTSTGTGMNAHDAGIDVRFLVDRGACHSLLPRPLFRTPRSLSKTADIQLVANNGSAIPIYGYKKLTLSFGSIKYHWKFLVADVTLSTSCEPTDEYAYLLTSDTKDFHPELRQRLIVPAKHTIKSLCQDDGVLVFARFRRLALNLLAAAKQTFTEVKETNLCPNASSPLLSLLHIVLKKDGSLCLCGYVKHSNMQTEPEHCPLPNIANVTSYFHKDKVFSTLDLLKEYPQAPINQEDIPKTKLTT, encoded by the exons atgaccaaagttgatgctcgtatggacagctacttcaccattaacgtctccactcctgacgaaggcaactattcaacatcgaccggaACTGGCATGAATGCG catgATGCAGGTATTGATGTAAGATTTTTAGTAGACAGGggagcttgccattctcttctgccaaggcccctCTTCAGGACACCACGTAGTCTGTCTAAAACTGCTGACATCCAGCTGGTAGCtaacaacggatctgcgatacccatctacggttacaagaaactcacattatcatttggaagcatcaaatatcactggaagtttcttgttgctgacgtcacattgtcaacctcctg tgAACCAACAGATGAATACGCCTACCTTCTCACGTCAGACACGAAAGACtttcatccagaacttcgccaaaggcTAATAGTTCCCGCCAAACACACTATTAAATCACTATGTCAAGATGATGGGGTcctagtgtttgccagattcaggcgtctggcactgaatcttttggcagctgccaaacaaacGTTCACCGAAGTGAAAGAAACAAATCTTTGCCCAAATGCCTCCAGCCCATTGTTGTCACTATTACACATCGTCCTCAAGAAGGATGGCTCTCTGTGTCTGTGTGGATATGTCAAACAttcgaacatgcaaacagaaccggaacaCTGCCCACTTCCAAACATAGCCAATGTGACCTCTTACTTTCACAAAGataaggttttctccacacttgacctcctgaaggagtatccTCAGGCACCCATTAAccaagaggacatccccaagaccaaaCTCACCACCTAA